A single region of the Rhizobium grahamii genome encodes:
- a CDS encoding sensor histidine kinase encodes MSITATIFRSRDIDGGAHHRAFGLVAIVLAMAVFYVDTYTDIEGAIAVLYVVTMLLAAQATTRIGLIGLASVCAALTLISYGMTHGDDADLQSTVRLVVALAALGVTTVLLLKTEAARLTLLSANSALKESEARYRSIFDRTRVALWERDYSKLRSYLMDVRAQGITDLKAYGRTNPAMVDYCVGLIRVVAANEAAREMLGRGSVGVGALSRSIIPGQERFLEVLQAIMDGAPVFEDKVEIRADNGEEKLVLLSISFPEDPAAFNRVVVSMVDVTQREMELKALAEAQAELTKASKAATVGAMSASLAHELNQPLGAIVVNSQTLLRWLDRDPPDLAAVRRSAERMIRDSQRASEIIQNTRNLLSPSNNKLEDVSVEGLIDETMALMEHELQRSGTTLLMETSSRLPSVSAVKIELQQVLINLITNAIQAMDEAASPERTITIAAERPDVEHVCVAVRDTGPGITDDAKEKLFAPFFTTKETGMGMGLSICRTTLEARGGTLDGNNHPEGGAVFEMRLLIKPEVEYA; translated from the coding sequence ATGTCTATAACGGCAACCATATTTCGCTCACGCGATATCGACGGTGGAGCCCACCATCGCGCATTCGGCCTGGTGGCGATTGTGCTCGCGATGGCGGTTTTCTACGTCGATACCTATACTGACATCGAAGGCGCTATTGCCGTTCTATACGTCGTTACGATGCTGCTTGCCGCGCAGGCCACAACCCGCATTGGCTTGATTGGGCTCGCTTCCGTGTGCGCGGCATTGACCCTGATATCATACGGCATGACGCATGGTGACGACGCGGACCTTCAGTCCACGGTCCGCCTCGTCGTCGCCCTAGCTGCTCTGGGTGTCACGACCGTGCTCCTGTTGAAGACGGAGGCAGCGCGGCTGACGCTCCTGTCGGCAAACTCGGCCCTCAAGGAGAGCGAGGCGAGATATCGATCGATCTTCGACCGCACGCGCGTTGCCCTTTGGGAGCGCGATTACTCGAAGCTGCGAAGCTATCTGATGGATGTCCGGGCGCAGGGTATCACGGACCTCAAGGCCTACGGGCGAACCAATCCCGCCATGGTTGACTACTGCGTGGGACTGATCCGCGTCGTCGCTGCCAACGAAGCGGCTCGCGAGATGCTGGGGCGCGGATCCGTGGGTGTCGGGGCTTTGAGCCGCTCGATCATACCCGGGCAGGAGCGTTTCCTGGAAGTCTTGCAGGCGATCATGGACGGAGCCCCGGTCTTTGAAGACAAGGTAGAGATTCGGGCCGACAATGGCGAAGAGAAGCTTGTTCTTCTCAGCATCAGCTTTCCCGAAGATCCCGCAGCCTTCAACCGCGTCGTCGTGAGCATGGTCGATGTGACCCAACGTGAAATGGAACTGAAGGCACTGGCCGAAGCGCAGGCCGAGTTGACCAAGGCCTCGAAGGCGGCAACCGTCGGTGCCATGTCCGCATCGCTCGCACACGAACTCAACCAGCCGCTCGGTGCGATCGTCGTCAATTCGCAAACGCTGCTGAGGTGGCTCGACCGCGACCCTCCGGACCTGGCGGCTGTCCGGCGTTCGGCTGAACGCATGATCCGCGACAGCCAGCGTGCGAGCGAGATCATCCAGAACACGCGAAACCTGCTTTCGCCGTCCAACAACAAGCTTGAGGATGTCAGCGTCGAAGGGCTCATCGATGAGACCATGGCGTTGATGGAACACGAGCTCCAGCGGAGTGGTACAACGCTGTTGATGGAGACATCCTCTCGTCTGCCCTCCGTCTCTGCCGTGAAAATCGAGCTGCAACAGGTGCTTATCAACCTGATCACCAACGCCATTCAGGCGATGGACGAAGCGGCAAGTCCGGAACGCACGATCACCATCGCCGCGGAGCGTCCCGATGTCGAGCATGTCTGCGTGGCGGTGCGTGACACCGGGCCAGGCATCACCGATGATGCCAAGGAAAAGCTGTTCGCGCCGTTCTTCACGACTAAGGAAACAGGAATGGGCATGGGTCTGTCCATTTGCCGCACGACTTTGGAAGCGCGTGGCGGAACGCTGGATGGAAACAATCATCCCGAGGGTGGCGCGGTCTTCGAAATGCGCCTGCTGATCAAGCCGGAGGTGGAATATGCCTGA
- a CDS encoding GntR family transcriptional regulator has translation MLAEIEEGSLTSKAAAQIRNMLIEGHFGPGEKLSEIQVASQLGISRNTLREVFRILASQGLLIHVPNRGAFVAAPDEAAVIDIYRTRRVIQRGAVHAAALGHPALARMQALIAEAENMRDAGNWQAVGTLNMDFHRAMVEFCDSSRLSACFDLVMAELRLVFGQLTDTGHLHEPYVELNASLCKLLLEGRTAEALSLLDHYLVQSERSVLAALHRRRAEPRSST, from the coding sequence ATGCTTGCCGAAATTGAAGAAGGCTCCCTCACCTCCAAGGCGGCGGCTCAGATCCGCAACATGCTGATCGAAGGACACTTCGGACCGGGAGAGAAGCTTTCGGAAATACAGGTCGCAAGCCAACTCGGTATTTCGCGAAACACGTTGCGGGAGGTGTTTCGGATCCTCGCCAGCCAGGGCCTGCTGATCCATGTTCCCAATCGCGGCGCCTTTGTCGCGGCACCCGACGAGGCCGCCGTCATCGATATCTATCGCACCCGTCGCGTCATCCAGCGAGGTGCCGTGCATGCCGCTGCGCTCGGCCACCCAGCGCTTGCTAGAATGCAGGCGCTTATTGCCGAAGCCGAGAACATGCGCGACGCCGGCAACTGGCAAGCCGTCGGCACACTCAACATGGATTTTCATCGCGCAATGGTCGAGTTCTGCGACAGCTCTCGGCTGAGTGCCTGTTTCGATCTTGTTATGGCCGAGCTTCGGCTTGTGTTCGGTCAATTGACCGATACCGGCCACCTGCACGAGCCCTATGTCGAGCTCAACGCGTCTCTGTGCAAGTTGCTTCTGGAGGGTCGAACCGCCGAAGCCTTGTCGTTGCTCGATCACTATCTCGTCCAATCCGAGCGATCCGTGCTCGCAGCCCTGCACCGGCGGCGAGCCGAGCCGAGGTCGTCCACATAA
- a CDS encoding LamB/YcsF family protein gives MPSIDLNSDLGESFGPWPMGNDAAMLELVTSANIACGFHAGDPAGILNVLKIAASRNVVIGAHVGYRDLVGFGRRNMDPSSAELVADTIYQVGALQALAAAAGTSVRYVKPHGALYNTIANDPRQAADVIAAIKAVDPSLTLMALAGAPIVARARDAGLTVVCEAFADRSYNADGSLVDRRLAGAVIHDPEEISKRMVRMVRDKRITTIDGAEIELDAQSICIHGDTPTAVAIAQGLRRALDAEGVTLQSFVGAFHG, from the coding sequence ATGCCAAGCATCGATCTCAACAGTGATCTCGGCGAAAGCTTCGGCCCGTGGCCCATGGGAAACGACGCTGCCATGCTCGAGCTTGTCACGAGCGCCAACATTGCGTGCGGCTTCCACGCGGGTGATCCGGCCGGCATCCTGAATGTGCTGAAAATCGCGGCGAGCCGAAATGTCGTGATCGGCGCGCATGTCGGCTACCGTGATCTGGTCGGCTTCGGTCGGCGCAATATGGATCCGTCCAGCGCCGAACTGGTCGCGGACACGATCTATCAGGTCGGCGCCTTGCAGGCGCTTGCTGCCGCGGCCGGCACCAGCGTCCGGTACGTCAAGCCGCATGGAGCGCTCTACAACACGATCGCCAACGATCCGCGGCAAGCAGCCGATGTCATTGCCGCGATCAAAGCGGTCGACCCCTCCCTGACGCTGATGGCGCTAGCCGGTGCGCCGATCGTGGCACGGGCGCGCGATGCGGGGCTAACGGTGGTCTGCGAAGCATTTGCTGACCGTTCCTACAATGCCGACGGCAGCCTCGTTGATCGCCGGCTGGCCGGGGCCGTCATTCACGATCCCGAGGAAATTTCCAAGCGAATGGTGCGAATGGTTCGCGATAAGCGGATCACGACGATCGATGGAGCCGAAATCGAGTTGGATGCGCAATCCATCTGCATTCATGGCGATACGCCGACGGCGGTTGCTATCGCACAGGGTCTGCGTCGCGCGCTCGACGCGGAAGGCGTGACGCTGCAATCCTTCGTCGGCGCGTTTCATGGTTGA
- a CDS encoding carboxyltransferase domain-containing protein — protein MVDRARILPAGSDAFLVELEDLDATLSLMDSLLARQPVGVLELIPGARTVMVRFDPFSTSRLELTDFIRGLDLSRGSARAGKSIDIPVVYDGEDLQDVADLLGWSIDELVRRHTEATYTVAFTGFAPGFAYMTCDDPEIEVPRRKSPRVKIPAGSVAIAGKFGGIYPSDSPGGWQLLGRTPLAMWDTTRNPAALLSPGDTVRFRRAEAGTHTTRAAKVAPPVPAISAPVMTVLRSDRPASYQDLGRPNVASQGVARSGALDRDALLSANRCVGNARDAAAIEIAFGGLGVRADMPVTVAVTGARCPLNIRTADGREIPAPFALPFALDAGDELTLGMPTDGMVSYLALRGCYAVAPVLGSAATDILAKIGPAQIEAGSVLGTAGSASSAVDPWGRALRHLPTSKEIVTLDVVLGPRFDWFTSKGAETFCSQEWRVTPQSSRVGIRLSGQEAIERSISAELPSEGTLQGAIQVPADGQPVLFLADHPVTGGYPVIASVAEHHLDLAGQIPIGARIRFRPITPFDGEAIELNARGAV, from the coding sequence ATGGTTGATCGGGCAAGGATTCTGCCGGCCGGTAGCGATGCCTTTCTCGTTGAGCTCGAGGATCTGGACGCCACCCTTTCGCTGATGGATTCCCTGCTCGCACGTCAACCTGTGGGCGTGTTGGAGCTGATCCCGGGCGCTCGAACGGTCATGGTGCGTTTCGATCCCTTCAGCACCTCCCGCTTGGAACTGACCGACTTTATCCGTGGTCTCGACCTGTCGCGGGGCAGCGCTCGCGCCGGAAAATCCATCGATATTCCCGTCGTCTATGATGGCGAGGACCTGCAGGACGTGGCGGATCTGCTTGGCTGGTCGATCGACGAGCTTGTCCGCCGTCACACCGAGGCAACCTACACCGTCGCCTTTACCGGCTTCGCCCCGGGCTTCGCCTACATGACATGCGATGACCCGGAAATAGAGGTGCCTCGCCGCAAGAGCCCGCGCGTGAAGATACCGGCGGGATCGGTCGCCATAGCCGGAAAATTCGGCGGAATTTATCCGTCGGACAGCCCCGGCGGCTGGCAGTTGCTGGGCCGTACGCCGCTCGCAATGTGGGACACGACGCGCAACCCGGCTGCGCTGCTTTCGCCAGGCGATACGGTGCGATTTCGGCGCGCTGAGGCTGGCACCCACACAACGAGGGCCGCAAAGGTAGCGCCGCCCGTGCCGGCAATCTCCGCGCCTGTTATGACCGTGCTTCGCTCGGACCGGCCGGCTTCGTATCAGGATCTCGGGCGACCGAACGTGGCGAGCCAGGGAGTTGCACGGTCAGGTGCGCTTGATCGTGACGCACTGCTGTCAGCCAATCGCTGCGTCGGCAACGCCCGCGATGCCGCAGCAATCGAGATCGCCTTCGGCGGGTTGGGCGTCAGGGCAGACATGCCGGTCACTGTGGCAGTCACCGGTGCGCGTTGCCCGCTGAACATCCGCACCGCAGACGGCCGCGAGATCCCGGCGCCGTTCGCCCTGCCGTTCGCTCTCGATGCAGGCGATGAATTGACATTGGGAATGCCAACCGATGGCATGGTGAGCTATCTGGCATTGCGGGGCTGCTATGCCGTGGCTCCGGTGCTTGGGTCAGCGGCGACGGATATTCTTGCAAAGATAGGACCCGCGCAGATCGAGGCTGGGTCCGTTCTGGGTACGGCGGGCTCGGCCTCGTCTGCGGTCGACCCGTGGGGACGGGCGTTGCGGCACCTGCCGACCTCGAAGGAGATCGTCACTCTGGACGTCGTCCTCGGTCCCCGCTTTGATTGGTTTACGTCGAAAGGTGCGGAGACCTTCTGCAGTCAGGAATGGCGCGTTACCCCGCAATCCAGTCGGGTCGGAATAAGGCTGTCGGGGCAGGAGGCGATCGAACGCTCTATTTCGGCCGAACTACCCTCCGAGGGGACATTGCAGGGCGCGATCCAGGTGCCGGCGGACGGGCAGCCGGTTCTCTTCCTGGCGGATCATCCTGTCACAGGCGGCTATCCGGTGATTGCGTCGGTGGCCGAACACCACCTCGATCTCGCTGGCCAGATTCCGATTGGCGCACGCATCCGCTTCCGGCCGATCACGCCATTTGACGGGGAAGCGATCGAACTCAACGCACGCGGTGCCGTATAA
- a CDS encoding urea carboxylase-associated family protein encodes MKPQAITPTPIDADARKSIAPVICYPVETLPRPDLRAYQAVRDDLELVDRVTVPARDAATWIVPAGHFCRLRCEEGPQVGDLNLFNANDISERLYTGKTRALNGTHVGLGDQLFSNFPYMRPIATITHDTLDWYGFDEFGGSVHDVIGTRCDPYTHNLLSHGGQYHHCCHSNLTRAVARHLDMPLTQAEQHVHDVLNVFMCTGFTRDTGQYFMKASPVRPGDYLEFFAEIDLLGCMSACPGGDCSAQHSSDVAQCYPLEVEVLRPRRVPEGWAPPAINGYDRTHGA; translated from the coding sequence TTGAAGCCGCAAGCCATAACGCCGACCCCGATTGACGCGGATGCCCGCAAGTCTATCGCACCGGTTATCTGCTACCCGGTCGAGACGCTGCCGCGTCCTGACCTGCGCGCCTATCAGGCCGTTCGCGACGATCTCGAGCTCGTCGACCGTGTTACGGTTCCTGCTCGCGATGCCGCAACCTGGATCGTTCCGGCCGGCCATTTCTGCCGGCTTCGATGCGAGGAAGGGCCGCAGGTCGGCGATCTCAACCTGTTCAACGCGAACGATATCAGCGAGCGCCTCTACACCGGCAAAACGCGGGCCCTGAACGGCACGCATGTCGGGCTAGGCGACCAGCTTTTCTCCAATTTCCCCTATATGCGACCGATCGCGACCATTACCCACGATACGCTCGATTGGTACGGCTTCGACGAGTTCGGCGGTTCCGTCCATGATGTAATCGGTACGCGCTGCGACCCCTATACCCATAATTTGCTCAGCCATGGTGGTCAGTATCATCATTGCTGCCACTCAAATCTCACGCGCGCAGTTGCGCGACACCTGGACATGCCGCTGACGCAGGCGGAACAGCATGTTCACGACGTCCTGAACGTCTTCATGTGCACCGGTTTCACGCGCGATACCGGGCAATACTTCATGAAGGCAAGCCCTGTTCGGCCGGGAGACTACCTGGAGTTCTTTGCCGAGATAGACCTGCTGGGTTGCATGTCCGCGTGCCCGGGCGGCGACTGCTCCGCGCAGCATTCGTCCGATGTGGCGCAATGCTACCCACTTGAGGTCGAAGTGCTCCGCCCCCGCCGCGTGCCCGAAGGCTGGGCTCCGCCCGCGATTAACGGCTATGACCGGACCCATGGCGCCTAA
- a CDS encoding acetyl/propionyl/methylcrotonyl-CoA carboxylase subunit alpha produces MKKLLIANRGEIAIRIIRAARDYGVSSVAIYADPDASSLHAAMADEAFGLGPGRPSETYLDIEKIIDIARRAGADAVHPGYGFLSERAEFAEAVIKAGLTWVGPRPEVIRMLGDKVEARRIAQKVGAPLVKGSDGPLGSAAEAVAFARTAGLPIAIKAAFGGGGRGMKVAYQLDEVGELFSSAVREATEAFGRGDCYAEQFLSRPRHIEAQVMADTHGNIVVLGTRDCTLQRRNQKLVEEAPAPFLTEDQSDAIHTAARAICQEAGYTGAGTVEFLMSDDGLISFLEVNTRLQVEHPVTEETTGVDIVIEQLRVADGLPLSVSDTPVARGHAFEFRINAEDPGRGFLPSPGKILSFRPPSGPGVRIDSGVESGSVVPGLYDSMMAKLIVTGATRQQALVRARRALAEFNIEGVASVLSFHRAVVDEPAFASEDRLGVYTTWIEQEFAGIPPAPRTEPADAEYVRGFIEIDGKRHTVAIPASFLTLAPASSMKVTGLSAAESNALRAPIAGVLRQWLVDDGAEVAKGDPVAVIEAMKMETRIIAERSGRISLLAEVGAFVEPDADLAMIQ; encoded by the coding sequence ATGAAGAAACTCCTGATCGCAAACCGTGGCGAGATCGCCATACGCATCATTCGCGCCGCACGTGACTATGGCGTGTCGAGCGTTGCTATCTACGCCGATCCGGACGCATCGTCGCTTCATGCCGCAATGGCGGACGAGGCTTTTGGCCTTGGCCCTGGTCGGCCAAGTGAGACCTATCTCGACATTGAGAAGATCATCGACATTGCACGACGCGCGGGAGCTGACGCTGTTCACCCGGGCTATGGGTTCCTGTCGGAGCGGGCGGAATTCGCAGAAGCCGTCATCAAGGCGGGGTTGACATGGGTAGGCCCGCGCCCGGAGGTGATCCGGATGCTTGGCGACAAGGTCGAGGCGAGGCGGATTGCGCAAAAAGTTGGAGCGCCTTTGGTCAAGGGGTCCGACGGCCCGCTCGGATCGGCTGCCGAGGCCGTTGCCTTCGCTCGCACGGCCGGCCTTCCGATTGCGATCAAGGCCGCCTTCGGTGGCGGTGGACGCGGCATGAAGGTCGCTTATCAGCTCGACGAAGTCGGTGAGCTCTTCTCTTCGGCGGTGCGCGAGGCAACCGAAGCTTTCGGGCGCGGCGATTGTTACGCCGAGCAGTTCTTGAGCAGGCCGCGCCATATCGAGGCGCAGGTCATGGCTGACACCCACGGCAACATCGTTGTGCTTGGCACGCGCGATTGCACGCTTCAGCGCCGAAACCAGAAGCTTGTGGAAGAAGCACCCGCTCCCTTCCTGACTGAGGACCAATCGGACGCCATTCACACCGCGGCGCGAGCAATATGCCAGGAAGCCGGCTACACGGGCGCCGGCACCGTCGAGTTTCTGATGTCGGACGATGGCCTCATCTCGTTCCTTGAGGTCAACACCCGCCTCCAAGTGGAACATCCAGTGACGGAGGAGACAACCGGCGTCGACATCGTCATCGAGCAGCTTCGTGTTGCCGACGGTCTTCCGCTGTCTGTCAGCGACACACCGGTCGCGCGAGGCCACGCGTTCGAGTTTCGCATCAACGCTGAAGATCCCGGACGCGGCTTCCTGCCGTCGCCCGGCAAGATTTTGAGCTTTCGTCCGCCTTCGGGTCCGGGAGTGCGAATTGATAGCGGTGTGGAGTCCGGATCCGTTGTACCTGGCCTCTACGACTCGATGATGGCGAAGCTGATCGTGACGGGTGCCACCCGCCAGCAGGCCTTAGTGCGCGCGCGCCGCGCGCTTGCGGAGTTCAACATCGAGGGCGTCGCCTCGGTGCTGTCCTTCCACCGCGCAGTCGTCGATGAGCCGGCTTTCGCATCGGAGGACCGGCTGGGTGTCTACACCACCTGGATCGAGCAGGAGTTTGCAGGCATTCCCCCGGCTCCGCGGACCGAGCCTGCCGATGCCGAGTATGTTCGCGGCTTTATCGAGATCGATGGCAAACGGCATACTGTCGCCATTCCGGCAAGCTTCCTAACGCTGGCACCGGCTTCGTCCATGAAGGTAACGGGTCTGTCAGCGGCCGAAAGCAACGCGTTGAGAGCGCCGATTGCCGGCGTCCTCCGTCAGTGGCTGGTGGACGATGGTGCTGAAGTCGCCAAGGGCGACCCAGTGGCGGTCATCGAAGCCATGAAGATGGAGACACGGATCATCGCGGAGCGCTCGGGGCGGATCAGCCTGCTGGCGGAGGTCGGAGCCTTCGTCGAACCGGACGCCGATTTGGCGATGATCCAATAA